In Paenibacillus protaetiae, the genomic stretch TCCGCAACAAGCGCGACGTACTCCAGCAGGCCGGGATGCACATGCGCGCCGGCTGCCTCCCGCTGCATGCCCAGCCATTCCTCCAGAGCTACAACCGGCATCATATGCCGGGGTTCGACACGCGTTTCGTTCGAGTATTGTTCAAGCAGCCGGATTTCATCGCGCAAATCGGGGTAACCGATCGACAGGCGCATCATAAACCGGTCCAGCTGCGCTTCCGGCAGCCGGCTTGTTCCTTCATAACTGACCGGATTTTGTGTCGCAATCAGCATAAACGGCTCGGGAAGCTTGCGCGTCTCCCCTTCCGCTGTTACATAACGCTCCTCCATCGCCTCCAGCAGCGCAGATTGCGTGCGCGGAGACGTCCGGTTAATTTCGTCGGCGAGCACAATGTTCGCCATAATCGGCCCCGGGCGGTAAACAAGCTCTCCGGCTTTGCCGTCCCAGACGGAGCCGCCAATGACATCCGCCGGCAGCATATCCGACGTAAATTGGATTCGCTTGAAGTCGCCGCCGATTGCTCTTGCGCATGCGTGCGCAAGCATCGTTTTGCCGACTCCGGGCACATCCTCCAGCAGCACATGGCCTCCGGCCAGCAAAGCGGTTAACGTATGGACAATCGTGTCCCGTTTGCCAAGCAGCACACTTTCCATTTTGACGGCAACCCGGTTAAGTAAAACATGCGGTTCCTCGCCCCATTGCCTTGGCGCGATCGGTTGGACTGTATTATAGGAATAAACAGGCATACATAACGACCTCCGTAACGATAGATTCTATTCTATCTTCAGTGTCGCCAGCTTCCATGCCGTTTAGACCTGCCGATACGGCCCGGCGGGGCCGTTTCTATCAGCCGATTTGCAAGATTATATGAATGAAAGATTCAGACGATGACTGCTGCATGCCATAAATGTGTGCAGCTGCTCTAAAAACGAAAAGCGGAGGATTCCCAAGCTTACAAGCTTGGGAATCCTCCGCTTTTCAACGTATCACATGCCGCGGTGCGCACGGCCGCCCGGACGCGTCCAAATGGCGCAAACATTCCGGGCCTGGCAGCCGCGCTTGCCGCTATGCGCCGGAACGGACCGCCTCCAGCACCTGCTGGACATGGCCTTTCACCCGCACATTGCGCCATTCCCGGACTAACACTCCATTCTCATCAATCAAAAAAGTGGAGCGTACCAGTCCCATATATTCACGCCCGTACAGCTTTTTCAGCTGCCATACGCCAAACAGCTCGCATACTTCATGCTCCGCATCCGTCAGCAGCACAAACGGCAGCTGCTGCTTGTCCGCAAAACGCTGATGGCTTCGCGCGTTGTCCGGACTAATCCCGATGACGGCTGCGCCGCTGCCCTGGAACGCTTCATAGCTGTCCCGGAAATCACACGCTTCCTGCGTACAAGCGGGCGTTGAATCTTTCGGATAAAAATAAACAATGACCTTGCTCCCCCGGTAATCACGAAGCGACACCGGGACGCCTTCCCCGGAAGGCAGCGTAAAATCCGGCACCTGTTTGCCGATTTCGACTTGCGCCATAATTTCCACTTCCTTTTCGTACTGGAGTTTAACTCCGCCTAGCTTCCCGCGCCGCGGTACCGCTTCACGCCGTAATTCCACAGCGACAAGCCGATTCCGAATACAATAACGCCCATCACCGGCGTCAGCAGCGCCAGCTTATCCATGCCGCCTTCCTTTGCCCCGAGGAAATAGGAAGCCGGGATAACGCCGACAAACGCAAACGGCAGCAGCCATGTGAGGACAAACCGGATGATTTTATTGTAAATATGGACCGGATAACGGCCGTAGTTTTGAATGTTGTACATAAGCGGCATAATGCCTGTCGGCGAATCCGAGAAAAAGGAGATCGCCGCCAGCAGCGTATAAATGCCGGAATAAACAAGCACCGCCCCCGCCGTAAACAATAGCAGCATCAGCACGTGCACCGGATAAAACGGCAGTCCCAAATCCGACCAGCACAGCCCCATAATGACCGCCCCGACCGCCGAGCCGATGAGTGCGGGCGGGTCAAGATTTTCGAGCAGCACTTGAAACAGGCTGTGAGCCGGACGCGTCAAAATGCGGTCCATTTCGCCTTTTACAATATAGCGTTCACCAAAGTTCCATACATTAAAAAACGTGCCGAATATGCCGTAGGGAATCATAAAAAAGCCGTATACAAAAATAACTTCCGCTTCCGACCAGCCGCCCAGCGAAGCGGTATGGCGGAATACGACCAATATAAAAATGAGGTTTAACGCCTGCCCGAGCAGGTCGGACATCACTTCAATCCAAAAGTCGGAGCGATAGGTCAGCCTCGTTTTGGCGTAGTTTTTCAGGTATTCCCAAAACAATATGAAATATCTCATCCGCCTTACCCCCCTTGCACGAACAGCCGCTTGCGGGCCGTCCGCCACATGAGCACGATTGGCAGCAGCAGCACGATAAACCAGACGAGCTGCAAGCCCAGCACTCCGCCCGCCTGGCTAAGCGGCGTTCTGCCGGTAAACACCGCGCTTGGCAAATAGGTGATGGCCTGGAACGGCAGCCATTGCATAACTGCGGACAGCCAGCCCGGCAGGAACGCGATCGGCACAATAACGCCGGAAAACAAATCGACCAGCACCCGCTTCATGCGGATCATGCCTTCAATATTTTCGACATAAAAGGCGCACAGGCCCGTCAGCAAATTGAGCTGCGAATTAATAAGGAAGCTGAAAAACAGCATCACCAAATAGACGCCCCATGTGGCCGGATCGGCGGGCAGCTTAACGGGAAACAGCAGGCAGGCGATAACCATGCCCGGCACCATAAACAGCAGCAGGCGGAACACCCCTTCGCCGAAGCCCTGCATCATTTTGACCATCAGGTACGAATACGGCCGGGTCAGCTGCACCGCTACGCTGCCGTCGCGCACCTCGTTTGCAATCTCCCGGTCCAGGTTGTTGAAGTAGAAAGCTCTGGCCATCCAGGAGACGGCGACGTACGTCGTCATCTGGGCAACTGTAAATCCGGCCAGCGTCTCCTGACCGCCGTAAACGGCTTTCCATAAAAAATAATAAGCGCCAATATTA encodes the following:
- a CDS encoding AAA family ATPase encodes the protein MPVYSYNTVQPIAPRQWGEEPHVLLNRVAVKMESVLLGKRDTIVHTLTALLAGGHVLLEDVPGVGKTMLAHACARAIGGDFKRIQFTSDMLPADVIGGSVWDGKAGELVYRPGPIMANIVLADEINRTSPRTQSALLEAMEERYVTAEGETRKLPEPFMLIATQNPVSYEGTSRLPEAQLDRFMMRLSIGYPDLRDEIRLLEQYSNETRVEPRHMMPVVALEEWLGMQREAAGAHVHPGLLEYVALVADASRKAPELALGLSPRAGRDWLKAAKAKAYFEGRGYVLPDDLLDTAIPVLAHRLAARPGTVLQGGAIAPLQRILRETPWPASVRPESASGGGRK
- a CDS encoding ABC transporter permease; amino-acid sequence: MMSAYVEFVRLRFLTMLAYRVNYYSGIIIYAINIGAYYFLWKAVYGGQETLAGFTVAQMTTYVAVSWMARAFYFNNLDREIANEVRDGSVAVQLTRPYSYLMVKMMQGFGEGVFRLLLFMVPGMVIACLLFPVKLPADPATWGVYLVMLFFSFLINSQLNLLTGLCAFYVENIEGMIRMKRVLVDLFSGVIVPIAFLPGWLSAVMQWLPFQAITYLPSAVFTGRTPLSQAGGVLGLQLVWFIVLLLPIVLMWRTARKRLFVQGG
- the bcp gene encoding thioredoxin-dependent thiol peroxidase, which encodes MAQVEIGKQVPDFTLPSGEGVPVSLRDYRGSKVIVYFYPKDSTPACTQEACDFRDSYEAFQGSGAAVIGISPDNARSHQRFADKQQLPFVLLTDAEHEVCELFGVWQLKKLYGREYMGLVRSTFLIDENGVLVREWRNVRVKGHVQQVLEAVRSGA
- a CDS encoding ABC transporter permease, producing the protein MRYFILFWEYLKNYAKTRLTYRSDFWIEVMSDLLGQALNLIFILVVFRHTASLGGWSEAEVIFVYGFFMIPYGIFGTFFNVWNFGERYIVKGEMDRILTRPAHSLFQVLLENLDPPALIGSAVGAVIMGLCWSDLGLPFYPVHVLMLLLFTAGAVLVYSGIYTLLAAISFFSDSPTGIMPLMYNIQNYGRYPVHIYNKIIRFVLTWLLPFAFVGVIPASYFLGAKEGGMDKLALLTPVMGVIVFGIGLSLWNYGVKRYRGAGS